In the Centroberyx gerrardi isolate f3 chromosome 9, fCenGer3.hap1.cur.20231027, whole genome shotgun sequence genome, one interval contains:
- the LOC139925740 gene encoding dipeptidyl peptidase 9-like, protein MHRVKRLKLEDKTEDRQKSYSATAAGMTAVDELSDSTEVVEMEDVNPSQFLVEKRSWDGLRRIIHSSRKNTGVVISKAPHDFHFVQKRDEASPHTHRLYYLGMPYASRENSLLYSDIPKKIRKDALLVLSWKPMLDHFQAGPQHGAFSREEELLRERKRLGVLGITAYDHHAPSGLFLFQANSSLFYCRDGGNDSFITSPMKPVEIKSQSSGTRMDAKICPGDPDFIAFVSNNDIWVTSIETGEERRLTHCHKGLDNLKDDPRSAGVATFVIQEEFDRFTGYWWSPAAAEDSDGGKTLQILYEEVDESEVELIHVPSPALEERKTDVYRYPRTGSKNPEITLKLAEIRTDRLGRIVSTQEKELAVPFSSLFPRVEYISRAGWTKDGRYVWAAMLDRRQQRLQLVLLPPALFVPVQQEPAGRQQSLEALRDVQPFIIYQETSDIWINVHDIFHPFIQTSGEEITFITVNESKTGFCHLYKITAVLQQGHYDWSRGYTHSEDNFKCPIKEELTLTSGEWEVLANHGAKRSSSPQIWVDEAARLVYFQGTRDSPLEHHLYTVSYDSPGEIIRLTKPGFSHSCSVSQNFDVFVSHYSSVSSPPCVHLYRLSGSDSDGPRKEPEFWASMMESSGCPSDYTPPEIFNFTGKSGFQLYGMLYKPQQLLPGRKHPTVVFVYGGPQVQLVNNSYKGVKYLRLNTLASLGYAVLVLDGRGSCQRGLKFEGAVKNQMGQVEIEDQVEGLHYVADKYKFVDLSRVAIHGWSYGGFLSLMGLIHKPSVFKVAVAGAPVTLWTAYDTGYTERYMDTPDNNQQAYEDGSVALQVDKLPSEPNRLLILHGFLDENVHFFHTNFLVSQLIRAGKPYQLQIYPNERHSIRCPESGEHYEITLLHFLQQNL, encoded by the exons ATGCACAGAGTCAAGAGGCTGAAGCTTGAAGACaaaacagaagacagacagaaaag TTACTCGGCGACGGCGGCGGGCATGACGGCGGTGGACGAGCTGTCGGACAGCACGGAGGTGGTGGAGATGGAGGACGTGAATCCCAGCCAGTTCTTGGTGGAGAAGCGGTCGTGGGACGGCCTGCGGAGGATCATCCACAGCAGCCGTAAGAACACGGGCGTGGTCATCAGCAAGGCGCCGCACGACTTCCACTTCGTCCAGAAACGAGACGAGGCCAGTCCGCACACTCACCGCCTCTACTACCTCG GAATGCCTTACGCCAGCAGGGAAAACTCTTTACTCTACTCCGACATTCCCAAGAAGATCCGCAAAGACGCTCTGCTGGTTCTGTCATGGAAACCGATGCTAGATCACTTTCAG GCCGGCCCGCAGCACGGCGCCTTCTCCcgggaggaggagctgctgcgAGAGAGGAAGCGTCTGGGCGTTCTGGGCATCACCGCCTACGACCACCACGCCCCCAGtggcctcttcctcttccaggcCAACAGCAGCCTGTTCTACTGCCGCGACGGAGGAAACGACAGCTTCATC ACTTCTCCCATGAAGCCAGTAGAGATTAAGAGCCAGAGTTCAGGCACCCGCATGGACGCCAAGATCTGCCCCGGGGACCCCGACTTCATCGCCTTCGTCAGCAACAACGACATCTGGGTGACGAGCATCGAGACGGGCGAAGAGAGGAGGCTCACACACTGCCACAAAG gtCTGGATAACCTGAAGGACGACCCCAGATCTGCTGGTGTGGCCACCTTCGTCATCCAGGAAGAGTTTGATCGCTTCACAGGATACTGGtggtctcctgctgctgctgaag ACTCGGACGGCGGTAAGACTCTGCAGATTCTGTACGAGGAAGTGGACGAGTCGGAGGTCGAGCTGATCCACGTCCCGTCTCCGGCTCTGGAGGAACGCAAGACCGACGTCTACAGATACCCacgcacag GCAGCAAGAATCCTGAAATTACTCTCAAACTAGCAGAAATCAGAACGGACCGTCTGGGCAGA aTTGTCAGCACTCAGGAAAAGGAGCTGGCTGTTCCCTTCAGCAGCCTGTTCCCCCGTGTCGAGTACATCTCCAGAGCCGGGTGGACAAAAGATGGACGATA tgtgtgggcggccatgttggaccGGCGGCAGCAGCGTCTCCAGCTGGTCCTGCTGCCTCCGGCCCTGTTCGTCCCCGTCCAGCAGGAGCCGGCCGGCCGGCAGCAGAGCCTGGAGGCCCTGAGAGACGTCCAGCCCTTCATCATCTACCAGGAGACCAGCGACATCTGGATCAAT GTCCATGACATCTTCCATCCCTTCATCCAAACCAGCGGTGAGGAGATCACCTTCATAACGGTGAACGAGTCCAAAACCGGCTTCTGCCACCTGTATAAGATCACAGCTGTGCTACAGCAGGGCCACTATGACTGGAGCAGAGGCTACACACACTctgaag ACAATTTCAAGTGTCCAATCAAGGAGGAGCTGACGCTAACCAGCGGGGAGTGGGAGGTGCTGGCCAATCACGGAGCGAAG CGCTCGTCCTCTCCTCAGATCTGGGTGGACGAGGCGGCGCGGCTGGTTTACTTCCAGGGAACCAGAGACTCTCCTCTGGAGCATCACCTGTACACCGTCAGCTACGACTCTCCGGGTGAAATCATCCGACTCACCAAGCCCGGCTTCTCCCACAGCTGCTCCGTCagccag AACTTTGACGTGTTTGTCAGCCATTACAGCAGCGTGAGCAGTCCGCCCTGCGTTCACCTGTACAGGCTGAGCGGCTCCGACAGCGACGGCCCGCGCAAAGAGCCCGAGTTCTGGGCCAGCATGATGGAGTCCTCCG GCTGCCCGTCAGACTACACTCCTCCAGAGATCTTTAACTTCACGGGGAAGTCGGGCTTCCAGCTGTACGGCATGTTGTACAAACCGCAGCAGCTGCTGCCCGGCAGGAAGCATCCCACCGTCGTCTTCGTGTACGGAGGCCCGCAG GTCCAGTTGGTGAATAACTCGTATAAAGGAGTGAAGTATCTGCGGCTGAACACGCTGGCCTCTCTGGGCTACGCTGTGCTGGTTCTGGACGGGAGGGGCTCCTGCCAGCGGGGGCTCAAGTTTGAAGGAGCTGTGAAAAACCAAATG GGCCAGGTGGAGATCGAAGACCAGGTGGAGGGTTTACACTACGTGGCCGACAAGTACAAGTTTGTGGACCTGAGTCGCGTCGCCATCCACGGCTGGTCGTACGGCGGCTTCCTGTCGCTCATGGGCCTCATCCACAAACCGAGCGTCTTCAAG GTCGCCGTAGCCGGAGCTCCGGTGACGCTGTGGACGGCGTACGACACGGGCTACACGGAGCGCTACATGGACACGCCCGACAACAACCAGCAGGCCTACGAGGACGGCTCCGTCGCCCTGCAGGTCGACAAGCTGCCCAGCGa GCCCAACAGATTGCTGATCCTCCATGGATTTCTAGATGAGAACGTGCATTTCTTCCACACAAACTTCCTGGTGTCCCAGCTGATCCGGGCGGGGAAGCCGTACCAGCTGCag ATTTATCCTAACGAGCGCCACAGCATCCGCTGCCCCGAGTCTGGAGAACATTATGAGATCACACTGCTGCACTTCCTGCAGCAGAACCTCTGA